TGGCGCTGGCCGACGCCCTCGGGCAGGTCGGCGCCGAGTGCCGGGTGATGAGCGCCATCTGGATGCAGGAGGTAGCCGAGCCGTTCATCCGCGGCCGGGCACTTCGCCACCTCGAGCGGGGCATGATCGTGATCTTCGTCGGCGGTACCGGGAACCCCTACTTCACCACCGACACCGCCGCATCCGTGAGGGCGCTGGAGGTCGGCGCCGAGGCGCTGCTGAAGGGCACCAAGGTCGACGGAGTCTACGACTCGGACCCGATGCTGAACCCCGACGCCAAGCGGATCGAGCACCTGGACTACATCGAGGTGCTGAACCGGGGCCTCAAGGTCATGGACGCCACCGCCATCTCACTCTGCATGGACAATAAGATGCCCATTGTCGTTTTCGACCTGAACAAGGACGGCAACATCAAGCGGGTGGTCAACGGCGAGACGGTGGGCACCAAGGTCTCCGGGAGAAGCTAAATAAAATGGTAGACGCGCAGCTCGAAGAAGCCACCAAGAAGATGAAGAAAGCCGTGGCGGCCACTCAGGAGGAGTTCGGCCACATCCGGACCGGGCGGGCGTCCCCGCACCTGCTCGACCGCATCCACATCGACTACTACGGAGCGCCGACCCCGCTGAACCAGATCGCCGGCATCTCGGTTCCCGAAGCCCGCATGATGGTGATCTCCCCGTACGACAAGAGCTCTCTCAGCGCCATAGAGAAAGCCATCCAGCAGTCCGACCTGGGAGTCAACCCCAACAACGACGGCAGCATCATCCGCCTGAACTTCCCCCCGCTGACCGAGGAGCGCCGCAAGATCCTCATCAAACAGGTCAAGGAGCGGGCCGAGGACGGCAAGATCGCGGTCCGCAACGTCCGCCGGCACGCCAAGGACGAGATGGAGAAGATGAAGAAGGACGGGGAGATCTCCGAGGACGAGCTGAAGCGCAGTGAGAAGGAGCTCCAGAAGCTGACCGACCACTACGTCGAGGAGATCGACACGATGTTCGGCCACAAGGAGAAGGAGCTCCTGGAGGTCTGAGGACCCCGAGGGTTTCATCCATGAACCGATCACAGGACTCAGCGGGCCGCTCCGCCCCTGCGCCTGAGCCCCGCAAGGGCGCCGGGCGCAACCTCAAGCTGGCGACACTCACCGGAGTCACGCTCGCTGCGCTTGTCGTGGGCCTTCTCTACGTCGGCGCCGAGGCGTTCTTCGGCCTGGCGGTCATTGTGATCATGCTCGGACAGGCCGAGTTTTACCGGGCCACCCGCAACGCAGGCCACAATCCTGCGGCGGCTCTCGGTCTGATCGGCGGGGCAGTCGTCCTGGCCGGGGTGTTCCTCAACGGACCCTCGGCGGCCGGCCTCGCGCTGTTCGCCACCCTGGCCGCGTCGTTCATCTGGTATATGTCGTTCCCCACCCGCGTGAACCTGGTGACCAACGTCGCGATCACGATGATGGGGATCGTCTACATCCCGCTGCTGGGGTCGTTCGTGGGCCTGCTCTCCCAGCGAGAGGACGGCCGGGGCGTGACGATCGCGGCCATCGGCGCCGCTGCGGTGTACGACATCTTTGCCTACGCCGGGGGCAGCAAGCTCGGCAAGCACCCGATGGCGCCCTCGGTTTCCCCGAACAAGACCTGGGAAGGCGCCGCCGTTGCCACCCTCGCCACCGTGGCCGTGGCCTTCTTCGCCGGACCGGCTCTGGGCCCGTGGACCGCGGTCGAAGCTGCCCTGCTGGGCCTTGCGATCGCCGTGGTGGCCCCGCTCGGGGATCTCGTCGAGTCGCTGATCAAGCGTGACCTGGGCATCAAGGACATGGGGACGATCTTCCCCGGGCACGGGGGAGCGCTCGACCGCATCGACGCGATCCTGTTCGTCGCACCGACCGTCTGGTTCTCGCTGCAACTGTTCGGTCACTGAGCCGCGCTACCCACCGGACCCGTGGGATTGCGATGGTAGACTGGTCCCATGGAGGCAAGGGTGGATTCAGGCGGCCGCATCGTTGTACCGAAACCGATGCGCGAAGCGCTTGGGCTGGTGCC
The sequence above is a segment of the Actinomycetota bacterium genome. Coding sequences within it:
- the frr gene encoding ribosome recycling factor, which gives rise to MVDAQLEEATKKMKKAVAATQEEFGHIRTGRASPHLLDRIHIDYYGAPTPLNQIAGISVPEARMMVISPYDKSSLSAIEKAIQQSDLGVNPNNDGSIIRLNFPPLTEERRKILIKQVKERAEDGKIAVRNVRRHAKDEMEKMKKDGEISEDELKRSEKELQKLTDHYVEEIDTMFGHKEKELLEV
- a CDS encoding phosphatidate cytidylyltransferase → MNRSQDSAGRSAPAPEPRKGAGRNLKLATLTGVTLAALVVGLLYVGAEAFFGLAVIVIMLGQAEFYRATRNAGHNPAAALGLIGGAVVLAGVFLNGPSAAGLALFATLAASFIWYMSFPTRVNLVTNVAITMMGIVYIPLLGSFVGLLSQREDGRGVTIAAIGAAAVYDIFAYAGGSKLGKHPMAPSVSPNKTWEGAAVATLATVAVAFFAGPALGPWTAVEAALLGLAIAVVAPLGDLVESLIKRDLGIKDMGTIFPGHGGALDRIDAILFVAPTVWFSLQLFGH
- the pyrH gene encoding UMP kinase produces the protein MPEGSGYKRVLLKLSGEAFADPEQGFGIDATIVTSLAKQLAEVQSSGVEIAVVVGGGNIFRGSQAAAMGMERARADYMGMLATVLNGLALADALGQVGAECRVMSAIWMQEVAEPFIRGRALRHLERGMIVIFVGGTGNPYFTTDTAASVRALEVGAEALLKGTKVDGVYDSDPMLNPDAKRIEHLDYIEVLNRGLKVMDATAISLCMDNKMPIVVFDLNKDGNIKRVVNGETVGTKVSGRS